DNA from Aggregatimonas sangjinii:
TTTGGATATAGTTTTTAAACTGAATCGATTAAATGATTGTGCGCCTCAAAGAAATATCGAACGAATTTTCATCTCAGCTAGATGATATTGAAGCTGGGAATCATAAAATTAAGGATTGCGCTAATAGCTCCATAATTCTATGTCGCCGAACATTGCATAGACTTAAAAGCCTACTTCTTCAAAAAGATTTTAAATCGGTAGATAATGAAATTGATTTTTTCAGGAATATCAAGCAGATTTCTGCCACTCCCCTAATTTACTATTCAGAAGTACGTTCGTTTGAACTTCAATTTCCCATGGCTAATACCCATACACAGAGAAAGTATATCAATAAAAAACTCACCAAACTGAATCGATTTTTTAATCTCAATATCGATTTTGTACAATACATAGAGAATGGTCATACCCATTTCGACCAACAATACTTTACTAGAACATTCTTAGACTCCTATCACATCATCTCGTCCAAGTTTTATTTTCAAGATCCTGATTTTACTACTGCTCGCGATATGTTGTTGGGGAAAATAAAAGCGTATCGTAAATTTATTGAATATCTTCAGAATAGACCAACAGAGAAAAGACAAGACTATAGTACTAATCAGTCAAAAGCTTTTGACTCTATTTCTAATTTAAAATGGACATCATCTAAGGCAGCTCTTACTGAACTTGTGTATGCCCTATATGTAAATGGAGCTCTTAATAATGGTAATGCCGAGATTAAGGAAATTGCTATGGCACTACAGAAAGTCTTTCACTTTGACATGGGTGACTTCTACAAAATATATGCTGAAATCAAATTTCGGAAAAACAGTAGAACGAAGTTCATGGACACCCTTTCTACAGGCCTTATTTCATTTATGGACGAATCAGAAAATTAGATTTCGCAAAACCGTACTACGGTTGAACTCCTGTTTTGTAATTTCTTATTAAAATATGTCACTTTCAAACGCCAAAAAGCGCAATCCCTCCCTTCAAATTGAATCAAAACACATCAATTAGCAAGATGTTAAATTTTCACCGTAGTCCTGTTGTACTGGTGAACAAAGCCCATTAAATCAAATCAAATTTGTCGAACAAAAGTCAAATCAGGTCAGGGACTATCATCTAAAAAACTTAACCATTGATGGTCCCTTTCTTAAAAATCGATTTATTATGGCGACTAGCATAATTACTACAGATGACCTCCGGGAGTTCAAATTGGAACTACTTGACGACATAAAGAAATTACTCACCAAACAATCAGATGCAAAATTAAAGAAGTACCTAAAATCAGCGGAGATAATGGAGTTACTTCAAATTAGTCAAGGCACATTACAGAACCTTCGAATCAATGGTACAATACCCTATACAAAGATGGGTAATATCATTTTCTATGATTCTGATGAGATTCAAAAAGTCATGCTTTCCAATCGCATTCACAATAAAAGAGATTAAGGATGTATGAACTACATAAAACAACTCAATGCAGCCTTTCAATTGATTGTGGACGATTCCAGGCTCAACCCAACTCATGTAAGCTTGTATATGGCATTGTTTCAACTCTGGAACATTACCCGCTTCTCGAAGGTGTTTTATATCAACCGACAAGAGGTGATGCAACTTTCAAAAATAGGCTCAAAAAGTACGTATCACAGATGTTTAACCGATTTAACAAACTGGAAATATATTGAATACCTCCCCTCTCATAATATGTACAAAGGCAGCGAAGTAAGGATGCCCATTTTTGGGACAAGCTCTGAACAAGCGCTGGCCAACCATGAAACAAGTAATGGACAAGTATTGGTATCTAATACAAACAGCACTAAACAAAAAGAAAACAATAGTAAACCTAAGCTACCAAAAAATGAAAATGAAGTAATTGATTTTTTTAAAAGTAAAGATTGGCCCGTATTAGAAGCAAAGAAATTTTATAACCACTACACAGCCATTGGTTGGAAAATAGGTGGCAAAATAAAAATCGTGAATTGGACGGGAAGCGCAGCGAACTGGGTACTAAAAGCAAGTAAAATAGAAAACGAAAAAGAGCAGTCCCATTTTAAGGACAACCTTCGAACCACTAAAATAAAAGACTATGGTGAACCCCTCTAAAATAAATGAAGGTGGCGTACAATACTCCATCGGAAAGTTTGACGGTCAAACCGTTGTCTATGATTTCCCTAAAGTTCTTGTGTATTTGAACGCTAAAGGAAAGCTTCTTTTTGGAAAGGATTTTAAAATCATTGAAGAAGACCACCAAATCATCTTTAAACTCTGCAACTACTTTGTGAAAGACCTTGAAAAGTGCGCAAAGAATGATATCGACCCAGAAAAAGGAATCCTACTTACTGGTCCCGTGGGATGTGGAAAAACCAGCCTAATGCGATTACTAAAACATCTGGTGCCCATGCAAAGACCTTATCGTGTTATTCCTGCACGAAATATCGTTTTTGGGTTTAACCACATAGGCTATAAAACTATTGAAGATTATGGCAATGGTCAATTCTTCTGCTTTGATGATTTGGGGGTGGAGCCTATTGGTAGACATTTCGGTAAAGACTGCAACGTAATGGGGGAAGTACTCTTGTCCCGTTATGAGCTCTTCTTGAAAACCAAAATTAAAACACATGCCACAACAAATTTAAGTGCCAAAGAATTGGAAGACATGTACGGCAATAGAGTACGTAGCCGAATGCGGAAGTTATTCAATTTGGTGGCCTTTAATAAAAACGCCAAGGATAAAAGAAAATAAGCCCATAATGGGCATTACAAATCACATTATGAAAATAGCAACATTCAACATCCAGAATTTATTCCATAGAGACAAAAGTCTTATTGATGTACCCAGGGGAAAATGTGTTACAGATTGGATTCGAGAACTAGACACCATCATGAGAAAATCAAGTAAAACAATTTCAGAGCAAGAACGCATTCGAGAGTTATCTTTTCTACTGGGATTTGAGAAAACCAGTCCCCTGCCCTATGCAGTTCTGAGAAGAAAAGCGGGGTTACTCTACCTGAAAGGTATTCACCATTCTACAGAAATACGAGCTGGTCATTTGACAAATTGGAACGGATGGATAGAACTACAAACCAAACCCATACCGCCTACCGCAACCGATAATAAAGCACAGGTAATTGCTGATGTTAATGCAGATATTTTGCTACTGCAAGAGGTCGAGGATAGAGCATCTTTAGAAGATTTCA
Protein-coding regions in this window:
- a CDS encoding RteC domain-containing protein, with amino-acid sequence MIVRLKEISNEFSSQLDDIEAGNHKIKDCANSSIILCRRTLHRLKSLLLQKDFKSVDNEIDFFRNIKQISATPLIYYSEVRSFELQFPMANTHTQRKYINKKLTKLNRFFNLNIDFVQYIENGHTHFDQQYFTRTFLDSYHIISSKFYFQDPDFTTARDMLLGKIKAYRKFIEYLQNRPTEKRQDYSTNQSKAFDSISNLKWTSSKAALTELVYALYVNGALNNGNAEIKEIAMALQKVFHFDMGDFYKIYAEIKFRKNSRTKFMDTLSTGLISFMDESEN
- a CDS encoding ATPase encodes the protein MVNPSKINEGGVQYSIGKFDGQTVVYDFPKVLVYLNAKGKLLFGKDFKIIEEDHQIIFKLCNYFVKDLEKCAKNDIDPEKGILLTGPVGCGKTSLMRLLKHLVPMQRPYRVIPARNIVFGFNHIGYKTIEDYGNGQFFCFDDLGVEPIGRHFGKDCNVMGEVLLSRYELFLKTKIKTHATTNLSAKELEDMYGNRVRSRMRKLFNLVAFNKNAKDKRK
- a CDS encoding helix-turn-helix domain-containing protein gives rise to the protein MATSIITTDDLREFKLELLDDIKKLLTKQSDAKLKKYLKSAEIMELLQISQGTLQNLRINGTIPYTKMGNIIFYDSDEIQKVMLSNRIHNKRD